A single window of Archangium gephyra DNA harbors:
- a CDS encoding effector-associated domain EAD1-containing protein, translated as MKSFNELLTEALLDAFPTVEKLRAFISEGISPRLPHDLPDSPRTTPKELVLELVQLVDSRGLRPEQLLRDARRWNQWNEPLMELEKEFVSLFSTEQLVKLDSAVETLGLEGDQLRQLVADAGGPQDFTPPAPDNEPQWSFWRVIVSLAEFTQQPTKVSLLHAFVGQLLEQVDESTARKLEKWLQATGGAAVLEHPRRVTDRRGPLRLFVKCELSREGESHVAPESEIFVTAWCWEVGEDSRPISEFPEPIQEPTRRRLNQFPELLGEIYQKPALRKRLSAAHDAMTIEVCLGVDLLSKEVDSWPLQHELTQDTVPVGRRYPVVVRSFERLYRLENQGLWNKRCELLKQVGDAGRVLWVHSGLTRDRLRERIHRDEPLCLVSALCFRPELLLLSIEYGLPAMLWLRDETVLRKPRALRKPRALLKPLMARRFLKPLLKGPLSGLPERVYRVRRRGARKFSSHVTLLWDTNEFLPPDARRDAALTTPARVEGGPS; from the coding sequence ATGAAATCCTTCAATGAGCTGCTCACCGAGGCACTCCTCGATGCGTTTCCCACGGTTGAAAAGCTGCGGGCGTTCATCAGTGAGGGGATCTCGCCCCGGCTCCCTCACGACCTTCCGGACTCGCCCAGGACGACCCCCAAGGAGCTCGTCTTGGAGCTCGTGCAGCTCGTCGATTCGAGAGGCCTGAGACCCGAGCAGCTCCTCCGGGATGCCCGCCGGTGGAACCAGTGGAATGAGCCGTTGATGGAGCTCGAGAAGGAGTTCGTGTCTCTCTTCAGCACCGAGCAACTGGTGAAGCTGGACTCCGCCGTGGAGACGCTGGGCCTGGAGGGTGACCAGCTCCGTCAGCTGGTGGCGGATGCGGGGGGGCCCCAGGACTTCACGCCGCCCGCACCGGACAATGAACCGCAGTGGTCGTTCTGGCGCGTCATCGTGTCCCTCGCCGAATTCACGCAGCAGCCGACGAAGGTGTCTCTCCTCCACGCGTTCGTCGGGCAGCTCCTCGAGCAGGTGGATGAGTCCACCGCCAGGAAGCTCGAGAAGTGGCTCCAGGCCACCGGGGGAGCGGCCGTCCTGGAGCACCCCAGGCGCGTCACGGACCGCCGCGGGCCCCTCCGTCTCTTCGTGAAGTGCGAGCTGTCCAGGGAGGGGGAGAGTCACGTGGCGCCGGAGAGCGAAATCTTCGTCACCGCCTGGTGCTGGGAGGTGGGGGAGGATTCGCGGCCGATCTCGGAGTTTCCCGAACCCATCCAGGAGCCCACCCGGCGCAGGCTGAACCAGTTCCCCGAGCTGCTGGGGGAGATCTACCAGAAGCCAGCGCTGCGAAAGCGATTGAGCGCCGCGCATGACGCGATGACGATCGAGGTCTGTCTGGGCGTGGACCTGCTCTCGAAGGAGGTCGACAGCTGGCCCCTCCAGCACGAGCTCACCCAGGACACGGTTCCCGTGGGACGCCGCTATCCAGTGGTCGTCCGTTCGTTCGAGCGCCTCTATCGTCTGGAGAACCAGGGGCTCTGGAACAAGCGGTGCGAGCTGCTGAAGCAGGTGGGGGACGCGGGAAGGGTGCTGTGGGTCCATTCCGGCCTCACCCGGGACAGGCTCCGCGAGCGCATCCACCGCGACGAGCCCCTCTGCCTGGTGAGCGCGCTGTGCTTCAGGCCCGAGCTGCTCCTGCTGAGCATCGAGTATGGCCTGCCGGCCATGTTGTGGCTTCGCGATGAGACGGTGCTCCGCAAGCCCCGGGCGCTCCGCAAGCCCCGGGCGCTCCTCAAGCCCCTGATGGCCAGGAGGTTCCTCAAGCCCCTGCTCAAGGGGCCCCTCTCGGGGTTGCCCGAGCGCGTCTACCGGGTGCGGCGCAGGGGCGCGAGGAAGTTCTCCAGCCACGTGACGCTCTTGTGGGACACCAACGAGTTCCTCCCGCCCGATGCGCGGAGGGATGCGGCGCTCACCACGCCGGCCCGGGTGGAGGGAGGCCCCTCATGA
- a CDS encoding RNA polymerase sigma factor: MQLEEREKLEQDIQGLCKRGDLAGAVERALEGYGQEIMRLMASVLHDYERSRDAFSLFSENLLRGLPGFRWESSFRTWAYRLARNACYQVMHAPAGREQPVTMSKLPDAELKPRSETRPWQRTSVKERFRALRESLDPQERMLLLLRVDQRLSWEEVARVMSEGEEALTDSALKRKAAALRQQFQRIKTHLRSLAQEEGLIAEEDSSTHA, encoded by the coding sequence ATGCAGTTGGAAGAGCGCGAGAAGCTGGAGCAGGACATCCAGGGACTGTGCAAGCGGGGAGACCTGGCCGGGGCCGTGGAGCGGGCGCTGGAGGGATATGGGCAGGAGATCATGCGGCTGATGGCCTCCGTGCTGCATGACTATGAGCGGAGCCGGGATGCCTTCAGCCTCTTCAGCGAGAACCTCTTGCGTGGGCTCCCGGGCTTCCGCTGGGAGAGCTCCTTCCGGACGTGGGCCTACCGGCTGGCGCGCAACGCGTGCTACCAGGTGATGCACGCGCCGGCGGGGCGGGAGCAGCCGGTGACGATGTCCAAACTTCCTGATGCGGAGCTCAAGCCGCGCTCGGAGACCCGGCCCTGGCAGCGCACCTCCGTGAAGGAGCGCTTCCGCGCGCTGCGCGAGAGCCTGGATCCCCAGGAGCGCATGTTGCTGCTGCTGCGGGTGGATCAACGCCTGTCATGGGAGGAGGTGGCCCGGGTCATGTCGGAAGGCGAGGAGGCGCTGACGGATTCGGCGCTCAAACGCAAGGCCGCGGCGCTGCGCCAGCAATTCCAGCGCATCAAGACGCACCTGCGCTCGCTGGCTCAGGAGGAGGGACTCATCGCGGAGGAGGACTCCTCGACGCACGCGTAG
- a CDS encoding protein kinase domain-containing protein, translated as MCEETGHNPRDGHPRSAGGAVSDSLDFGDSFLKEVALEPPPFRKPAPGERLGGSDGRRFEVISELGGGAMGLVFRARDEELQREVALKFILPRAGRDGQWLISMLRQEARAIAQLDHENIVRIFDVAEWVGASWEPRIPFLVMECLEGESLDALLQREHRLGVRRAVEIMCAVAAGLAHAHGRHIVHRDLKPSNVFLTRRGTVKLLDFGLAWLTSPSSSPLPSLPSAGTPPYMSPEQWRGGAQDERTDLWSAGVVLYEMLTGELPYPSATLEELRDQVVSREPAPRVRARHPDVPEELDALVALALAKEPCARPRSAAALRDSLRRLEERWGPWREEPLSLVPQRRQVTLLSCRLVGSGGLAGELDPEDFSELEASFQKSCSEVIQRHGGSITTCVGDEVLACFGYPLAREEDSERAVLAGMRLAASLPVRVGIHTETVVFDDSLPELRGRTPTIQGEAPRIASWLARQAGSGTVVLSHATHTLVQPAFESEALGARTFEGVSGARTVEAWRVTRVRKAVFRFDRALATGPLSPLVGREDELRRLLGAWERAREGRGSVVLVSGEAGIGKSRLIQELRLRVPTATRIRLRCQCWSQFANSAFHPLIEMLQHLFRLEAEGSPGDNLARLEAHLGTFGLEPEHMALIAAFLSLPVKENLPILQLSPERQKERTFEALAELLLRMSRLRPVLAVVEDLHWADPSTLELLDFLLGRVETARVLVLLSARPGFQHAWPSTGPLLRVELERLPAWLTATLVQEAAGERELPRETVLQLVEKTDGIPLFVEEMTRMVAGGGVLPSIPVTLHELLLARLDMLPPGQKALAQLCSVVGRGFSHALMATLTRRESSSLRADLEELVASGLLQREAEEDGPGYQFRHALLQDAAYQSLLRCTRRQHHRRIAQALLEQFPEVVEAQPEVLAHHYTEAGDTELAIHHWMRAGIRASLHSANQEAVSHLRYALKLLRSLPDAAQRIHQELQLLIALGIPLSQVQGYRSAEVKRTYARARELFQSVGEALPELELPYWGPFAYYFARAEYRLSHELAEQLVELGSRRHDPELLSLGYRMMAADFFAWGQQHAAREHVERALACSDFSLERHRILAEKHWVDPTAVALIHAALIHAVLGQPERALQYRREALELAGRIGHANTRAYTLLYAALSLQVRGDARGTLALAEECHALASERWLRLFIEWSGLLRGWALARLGRPAEGLAQMREFLGRWRMTGLRAGMPHNLGLLAEVHLGLGEPREAWVAVQEGLRWVEAVGERSYEAELHRIGAVAHQALGQEQEAHASLLVAVRIAREQGAGEFERHALLALERPAGPGPGAEVPGRV; from the coding sequence ATGTGTGAGGAGACCGGTCACAATCCCAGGGACGGCCACCCGCGCTCAGCGGGCGGTGCTGTCTCCGATAGTCTGGATTTCGGCGATTCCTTCCTCAAGGAGGTCGCGCTGGAGCCCCCTCCGTTCCGCAAGCCCGCTCCCGGCGAGCGCCTGGGCGGCTCGGACGGCCGCCGCTTCGAGGTCATCTCGGAGCTGGGCGGTGGGGCCATGGGGCTGGTGTTCCGCGCGCGCGACGAGGAATTGCAGCGCGAGGTGGCCCTCAAGTTCATCCTCCCGCGCGCGGGCCGGGATGGGCAGTGGCTCATCTCCATGCTGCGCCAGGAGGCGCGGGCCATCGCGCAGCTCGACCACGAGAACATCGTCCGCATCTTCGACGTGGCCGAGTGGGTGGGCGCGTCCTGGGAGCCGCGCATTCCCTTCCTCGTCATGGAGTGCCTGGAGGGCGAGTCGCTCGACGCGCTGCTCCAGCGCGAGCACCGGCTGGGCGTGCGGCGCGCGGTGGAGATCATGTGCGCGGTGGCCGCGGGCCTGGCGCACGCGCACGGCCGCCACATCGTCCACCGCGACCTCAAGCCCAGCAACGTCTTCCTCACCCGGCGGGGCACGGTGAAGCTGCTCGACTTCGGCCTCGCGTGGCTGACGTCCCCCAGCAGCTCTCCGCTGCCCTCCCTGCCCAGCGCGGGCACGCCTCCTTATATGTCCCCGGAGCAGTGGCGCGGGGGAGCCCAGGACGAGCGCACGGACCTCTGGTCCGCGGGTGTCGTGCTCTACGAGATGCTCACGGGCGAGCTGCCCTACCCGAGCGCCACGCTCGAGGAGTTGCGCGACCAGGTGGTGTCCCGCGAGCCCGCGCCCCGCGTGCGGGCCCGCCATCCAGACGTGCCCGAGGAGTTGGATGCGCTGGTGGCCCTCGCCCTGGCCAAGGAGCCGTGCGCGCGCCCGCGCTCCGCCGCCGCGCTGCGCGACAGCCTGCGCCGCCTGGAGGAGCGGTGGGGGCCCTGGCGCGAGGAGCCGCTCTCGCTCGTCCCCCAGCGCCGGCAGGTGACGCTGTTGTCCTGCCGGCTCGTGGGCTCGGGGGGGCTGGCTGGCGAGTTGGATCCAGAGGACTTCAGCGAGCTGGAGGCCAGCTTCCAGAAGAGCTGCTCGGAGGTCATCCAGCGGCACGGGGGCTCCATCACCACCTGCGTGGGCGACGAGGTGCTGGCCTGCTTCGGCTACCCGCTGGCGCGGGAGGAGGACTCGGAGCGCGCGGTGCTCGCCGGCATGCGCCTGGCCGCCTCGCTGCCGGTGCGGGTGGGCATCCATACCGAGACGGTGGTGTTCGACGACAGCCTCCCGGAGCTGCGCGGGCGCACGCCCACCATCCAGGGCGAGGCCCCGCGCATCGCCTCGTGGCTGGCGCGCCAGGCCGGCTCCGGCACGGTGGTGCTCAGCCACGCCACGCACACCCTGGTGCAGCCGGCCTTCGAGTCCGAGGCGCTGGGGGCGCGCACCTTCGAGGGCGTGTCCGGTGCGCGCACCGTGGAGGCCTGGCGCGTGACGCGCGTGCGCAAGGCGGTGTTCCGCTTCGACCGGGCGCTGGCCACCGGTCCCCTCTCCCCGCTGGTGGGCCGGGAGGACGAGTTGCGCCGGTTGCTCGGCGCCTGGGAGCGGGCCCGGGAGGGCCGGGGCTCCGTCGTGCTCGTCTCCGGTGAGGCCGGCATCGGCAAGTCGCGCCTCATCCAGGAGTTGCGCCTCCGGGTGCCCACCGCCACGCGCATCCGCCTGCGTTGCCAGTGCTGGAGCCAGTTCGCCAACAGCGCCTTCCACCCCCTCATCGAGATGTTGCAGCACCTCTTCCGTCTGGAGGCGGAGGGCTCGCCCGGCGACAACCTGGCCCGGCTGGAGGCGCACCTGGGGACGTTCGGCCTGGAGCCGGAGCACATGGCCCTCATCGCCGCCTTCCTCTCGCTGCCGGTGAAGGAGAACCTGCCCATCCTCCAGCTGTCACCGGAGCGCCAGAAGGAGCGCACCTTCGAGGCCCTGGCGGAGCTGCTGCTGCGCATGTCCCGGCTGCGTCCGGTGCTCGCCGTGGTGGAGGATCTGCACTGGGCGGACCCCTCCACGCTGGAGCTGCTCGACTTCCTGCTGGGCCGGGTGGAGACGGCGCGCGTCCTGGTGCTGTTGAGCGCCCGCCCGGGCTTCCAGCACGCCTGGCCTTCCACGGGCCCGTTGCTCCGGGTGGAGCTGGAGCGGCTGCCGGCGTGGCTCACGGCCACGCTGGTGCAGGAGGCGGCCGGGGAGCGGGAGCTGCCTCGCGAGACGGTGCTGCAACTCGTGGAGAAGACGGATGGCATTCCCCTCTTCGTGGAGGAGATGACGCGCATGGTGGCCGGAGGCGGCGTCCTGCCCTCCATCCCCGTCACCCTGCACGAGCTGTTGCTGGCGCGGCTGGACATGCTGCCGCCCGGACAGAAGGCGCTGGCCCAGCTGTGCTCGGTGGTGGGGCGCGGCTTCTCGCACGCGTTGATGGCCACGCTGACACGGCGGGAGTCCTCCTCGCTGCGCGCGGACCTGGAGGAGCTGGTGGCCTCGGGACTGCTCCAGCGCGAGGCGGAGGAGGACGGGCCCGGCTACCAGTTCCGCCACGCCCTCCTTCAGGACGCGGCCTACCAGTCGCTGCTGCGCTGCACCCGGCGCCAGCACCACCGCAGGATCGCCCAGGCGCTGCTGGAGCAATTCCCCGAGGTGGTGGAGGCGCAGCCCGAGGTGCTGGCCCACCACTACACCGAGGCGGGCGACACCGAGCTGGCCATCCACCATTGGATGCGGGCCGGCATCCGCGCCAGCCTGCACTCGGCCAACCAGGAGGCGGTGAGCCACCTGCGCTACGCGTTGAAGCTGCTGCGCTCCCTGCCCGACGCCGCCCAGCGGATCCACCAGGAGCTGCAGCTGCTCATCGCCCTGGGCATTCCCCTGTCCCAGGTGCAGGGCTACCGCTCGGCCGAGGTGAAGCGGACGTACGCGCGGGCCCGCGAGCTCTTCCAGTCGGTGGGCGAGGCGCTGCCGGAGCTGGAGCTGCCCTACTGGGGGCCCTTCGCCTACTACTTCGCCCGCGCCGAGTACCGCCTGTCGCACGAGCTGGCCGAGCAACTGGTGGAGCTCGGCTCGCGCAGGCACGATCCGGAGCTGCTCTCCCTGGGCTACCGGATGATGGCCGCCGACTTCTTCGCCTGGGGCCAGCAACACGCGGCGCGCGAGCACGTGGAGCGGGCGCTGGCGTGCTCGGACTTCTCCCTGGAGCGGCACCGGATACTGGCCGAGAAGCACTGGGTGGACCCCACGGCGGTGGCGCTCATCCACGCCGCCCTCATCCACGCGGTGCTCGGCCAGCCGGAGCGCGCGCTCCAGTACCGCCGCGAGGCGTTGGAGCTGGCCGGACGCATCGGCCATGCGAACACCCGGGCCTATACGCTGCTCTACGCCGCCCTGTCCCTCCAGGTGAGAGGGGACGCGCGCGGCACGCTCGCGCTGGCCGAGGAGTGCCATGCCCTCGCGAGCGAGCGCTGGTTGCGGTTGTTCATCGAGTGGTCCGGTCTGCTGCGCGGGTGGGCCCTGGCCCGGCTGGGGCGGCCCGCCGAGGGGTTGGCTCAGATGCGCGAGTTCCTCGGCCGGTGGCGGATGACGGGCCTGCGCGCGGGCATGCCGCACAACCTCGGGCTGTTGGCGGAAGTGCACCTGGGCCTGGGCGAGCCCCGCGAGGCGTGGGTCGCGGTGCAGGAGGGGCTGCGGTGGGTGGAGGCGGTGGGGGAGCGCTCCTACGAGGCGGAGTTGCACCGGATTGGAGCGGTGGCGCACCAGGCGCTGGGCCAGGAGCAGGAGGCCCACGCGAGCCTGCTGGTGGCGGTGCGCATCGCGCGCGAGCAGGGGGCCGGGGAGTTCGAGCGGCATGCCCTGCTGGCGCTCGAGAGGCCAGCGGGACCGGGGCCAGGCGCGGAGGTCCCGGGGCGGGTCTGA
- a CDS encoding patatin-like phospholipase family protein: MTFPFTNLVFEGAGVRNCAYAGALLALEESGVFRQVEQVAGTSSGSIAATLVSLGYTPAEIRQEMLELDFARIRDGNWLTGPMRMLNRHGWNPGDYFLASMEEVIARKTGDGRITFAQLRARGFKPLYVVGTSLSARNVRVFPDERSQDMAVADAVRISMSIPFFFASREFQGEVYVDGGVMWNYPIDLFDGPEGYNSRTLGLFMDTFDQPKPDSIHTLHDFAGCFFASLLSSQEIDLMNSPANLARSIRINDLGLKPTEFGITGEQKRALIQQGEQATRAFLARYAASHSAA, translated from the coding sequence GTGACATTTCCTTTCACGAATCTCGTTTTCGAGGGGGCCGGGGTCCGCAATTGTGCCTATGCCGGCGCGCTGCTCGCCTTGGAGGAGTCCGGCGTCTTCCGGCAGGTGGAGCAGGTGGCCGGCACGTCCTCGGGCTCCATCGCCGCCACGCTGGTGAGCCTGGGCTACACCCCGGCGGAGATCCGCCAGGAGATGCTGGAGCTGGACTTCGCCCGCATCCGCGATGGCAACTGGCTCACCGGGCCCATGCGCATGCTCAACCGGCACGGGTGGAACCCGGGCGACTACTTCCTCGCGAGCATGGAGGAGGTCATCGCCCGGAAGACGGGGGATGGGCGCATCACCTTCGCCCAGCTGCGCGCGCGGGGCTTCAAACCGCTGTACGTGGTGGGCACCAGCCTGTCGGCGCGCAACGTGCGCGTCTTCCCGGACGAGCGCAGCCAGGACATGGCCGTCGCGGACGCGGTCCGCATCTCCATGTCCATTCCCTTCTTCTTCGCCAGCCGCGAGTTCCAGGGCGAGGTCTACGTCGACGGCGGGGTGATGTGGAACTACCCCATCGATCTCTTCGACGGGCCCGAGGGCTACAACTCCCGGACGCTCGGCCTCTTCATGGACACGTTCGATCAGCCGAAGCCGGACTCCATCCACACCCTGCATGACTTCGCCGGGTGCTTCTTCGCCTCGCTGCTCAGCTCGCAGGAAATCGACTTGATGAACAGCCCCGCCAACCTGGCGCGGAGCATCCGCATCAACGACCTGGGCCTCAAACCCACGGAGTTCGGCATCACCGGCGAGCAGAAGCGGGCCCTCATTCAGCAGGGCGAGCAGGCCACGCGGGCCTTCCTGGCACGCTACGCCGCGTCACATTCCGCGGCGTGA
- a CDS encoding Dyp-type peroxidase — translation MAAQTVTSGSRPAAVPGEALEFEDIQGLVFFGHGHLKYSRYVFLRVKDGARARAWLRTLVEGKEVTTASGKQHPGLTETKGDHALQVAFTASGLEHLGVPSEVMTTFLQEFREGMRDRRRARILGDLGGSAPEKWQFGGTDATAPHVVLVLFGRDDADLDVFHASHRERYQDALEEVFLQDADMRQGDTEPFGFRDGISFPYIKGVPTTRTPDALGLPVNAGEFILGYPNAYGQYPFSPRVPRGQDPRDLLPEVPREQRVPGEPRPKDLGRNGTYLVLRKLRQDVKGFWKFVEENSRVPGKSTEENEANKELLAAKLMGRWKSGAPLALCPLKDDPKLGGDATANNRFQFGDDPHGMKCPLSSHVRRANPRDTLVEDAQESIKLTARHLIIRRGRPYRDPLPGGEEEQGLMFVALNTNIGRQFEFIQQTWMNNPKFNDLYDSKDPIAGDNYDPEYPGDDPKDYTAVVPGFPVRQRLSGLPRFVHMRGGDYFFMPGIKALRYLSSERAR, via the coding sequence ATGGCTGCTCAAACTGTAACGTCCGGGTCCCGCCCGGCCGCGGTTCCCGGCGAGGCACTCGAGTTCGAGGACATCCAGGGGCTCGTCTTCTTCGGACACGGGCACCTGAAGTACTCGCGGTATGTCTTCCTGCGGGTGAAGGACGGCGCGCGCGCGCGGGCGTGGCTGCGCACGCTGGTGGAGGGCAAGGAGGTCACCACCGCGAGCGGCAAGCAGCATCCCGGGCTCACGGAGACCAAGGGCGATCACGCGCTCCAGGTGGCCTTCACGGCCTCGGGACTGGAGCACCTGGGAGTGCCCTCGGAGGTGATGACCACCTTCCTGCAGGAGTTCCGCGAGGGCATGAGGGACCGGCGCCGCGCGCGCATCCTGGGAGACCTGGGCGGGAGCGCGCCGGAGAAGTGGCAGTTCGGCGGCACGGACGCGACGGCGCCCCACGTGGTGCTGGTGCTGTTCGGCCGGGACGACGCGGATCTGGATGTCTTCCACGCCTCGCACCGCGAGCGCTACCAGGACGCCCTGGAGGAGGTGTTCCTCCAGGACGCCGACATGCGCCAGGGAGACACGGAGCCCTTTGGCTTCCGGGACGGCATCTCGTTCCCCTACATCAAGGGCGTGCCCACCACGCGCACGCCGGATGCGCTCGGCCTGCCCGTCAACGCGGGCGAGTTCATCCTCGGCTACCCCAACGCGTATGGGCAGTACCCCTTCTCGCCCCGGGTGCCGCGCGGCCAGGATCCTCGGGACCTGCTGCCCGAGGTGCCCCGGGAGCAGAGGGTGCCCGGAGAGCCCAGGCCCAAGGACCTGGGACGCAACGGCACCTACCTGGTCCTCCGCAAGCTGCGCCAGGACGTGAAGGGCTTCTGGAAGTTCGTCGAGGAGAACAGCCGGGTGCCCGGCAAGAGCACCGAGGAGAACGAGGCGAACAAGGAATTGCTGGCCGCGAAGCTGATGGGCCGGTGGAAGAGTGGCGCGCCACTGGCACTGTGCCCGCTGAAGGACGATCCGAAGCTGGGCGGGGATGCCACGGCCAACAACCGCTTCCAGTTCGGGGATGATCCGCATGGGATGAAGTGTCCCCTCAGCTCGCACGTGCGCCGCGCGAATCCCCGGGACACGCTCGTCGAGGATGCCCAGGAGTCCATCAAGCTGACGGCCCGGCACCTCATCATCCGCCGCGGCCGGCCCTATCGAGACCCGCTGCCCGGCGGAGAAGAGGAGCAGGGGCTGATGTTCGTGGCGCTCAACACCAACATCGGGCGCCAGTTCGAGTTCATCCAGCAGACGTGGATGAACAACCCCAAGTTCAACGACCTGTACGACAGCAAGGACCCCATCGCCGGAGACAACTACGACCCCGAGTACCCGGGAGATGACCCCAAGGACTACACCGCCGTGGTTCCCGGCTTCCCGGTGCGGCAGCGCCTCAGCGGGCTCCCGCGCTTCGTGCACATGCGGGGCGGAGACTACTTCTTCATGCCTGGCATCAAGGCACTGCGGTACCTGAGCTCGGAGCGCGCGCGATGA
- a CDS encoding cytochrome P450, with product MSSRLVRWLTGAGMQRAVFGFMRRHHPNLMWGKRALVTRAEDVNEVLKTDAVFGVTEIYAERMERTTGPFFLGMENTPQYQREATLSRRAVRPEDLEHIRSMVREHAEQLIALARPAGRLDVVNGLARPVAVGLVDRFFGVPGPDPETMKRWMRIIFWDIFLNLGNDADVTARAKAASAELKTYMEGLIAQRRAGLATESRDDFLTRLLRMQQDEATRLDDDAVRRNVGGIIVGAVDTSSKALAQLVNELLEHPEALGEAQGAARAGDTARVAAHAFEALRFDPHNPLLMRVCHEDYVLARGTDREMRIPKGTLVIASTISAMFDPEVMQHPDEFRVDRPPPGYMHFGRGLHTCYGERINHIVLPEVLGCLLRLRNLRRASGSEGRMRFEGPFPDRLVVEFDAG from the coding sequence ATGAGCTCCCGATTGGTCCGCTGGCTCACCGGCGCCGGCATGCAGCGGGCGGTGTTTGGCTTCATGCGCCGGCACCACCCCAACCTCATGTGGGGCAAGCGGGCGCTGGTGACCCGGGCCGAGGACGTGAACGAGGTGCTGAAGACAGACGCGGTCTTCGGGGTCACGGAGATCTACGCCGAGCGCATGGAGCGCACCACCGGGCCCTTCTTCCTGGGCATGGAGAACACACCCCAGTACCAGCGCGAGGCCACCCTCTCCCGGCGGGCCGTGCGCCCGGAGGACCTGGAGCACATCCGGAGCATGGTGCGCGAGCATGCCGAGCAGCTCATCGCCCTGGCGCGCCCCGCCGGGCGGCTGGACGTGGTGAACGGGCTGGCGCGCCCCGTGGCGGTGGGGCTGGTGGACCGCTTCTTCGGGGTGCCGGGACCGGATCCGGAGACGATGAAGCGGTGGATGCGCATCATCTTCTGGGACATCTTCCTCAACCTGGGCAACGACGCGGACGTCACCGCGCGGGCGAAAGCGGCCAGCGCGGAGCTGAAGACCTACATGGAGGGCCTCATCGCCCAGCGCAGGGCGGGGCTGGCCACCGAGAGCCGTGACGACTTCCTCACCCGGCTGCTGCGGATGCAGCAGGACGAGGCCACGCGCCTGGACGACGATGCGGTGAGGCGCAACGTGGGCGGTATCATCGTCGGCGCGGTGGACACCAGCTCCAAGGCCCTGGCCCAGCTCGTCAACGAGTTGCTGGAGCATCCCGAGGCATTGGGCGAGGCCCAGGGCGCGGCGCGGGCGGGGGACACGGCGCGCGTGGCGGCCCATGCCTTCGAGGCGCTGCGCTTCGACCCGCACAATCCGCTGCTGATGCGCGTGTGCCACGAGGACTACGTGCTCGCCCGGGGCACGGACCGGGAGATGCGGATTCCGAAAGGCACGCTCGTCATCGCCTCGACGATTTCAGCGATGTTCGATCCGGAGGTGATGCAGCACCCGGACGAGTTCCGGGTGGACCGTCCGCCCCCGGGCTACATGCACTTCGGCCGGGGCCTGCACACGTGCTACGGGGAGCGCATCAATCACATCGTCCTGCCCGAGGTGCTCGGGTGCCTGCTGCGGCTGCGCAACCTGCGGCGCGCATCGGGTAGCGAGGGACGGATGCGCTTCGAGGGCCCCTTCCCGGACCGGCTGGTGGTGGAGTTCGACGCGGGCTGA